A single Pedobacter sp. PACM 27299 DNA region contains:
- the trpC gene encoding indole-3-glycerol phosphate synthase TrpC, which yields MNILDKIVLRKREEVALAKELVSTKTLEAALHFNRVPYSFEEFLLDEKRSGIIAEFKRRSPSKGIINDKVTVEEVTTAYAAAGASALSVLTDVDFFGGHTNDLLAARAVNNIPILRKDFMIDEYQILEAKALGADIILLIAAILTPDEIEDLAVFAKSLGLNVLLEVHNLEELQRSVIPELDAIGVNNRNLADFSVNIQTSFELVDEIPDDFLKISESAISDPITINELRAAGFDGFLIGENFMKTQNPGASMADFVSQLISV from the coding sequence ATGAATATTTTAGATAAAATTGTCCTTCGCAAGCGCGAAGAAGTGGCGCTGGCCAAAGAACTGGTTTCTACAAAAACGTTGGAAGCAGCATTGCATTTCAACCGTGTACCTTATTCATTTGAAGAGTTTCTATTGGACGAAAAGCGTTCAGGAATCATTGCAGAGTTTAAGCGGCGTTCACCTTCAAAAGGTATCATTAATGACAAAGTGACTGTAGAAGAGGTGACTACTGCCTATGCTGCAGCAGGAGCTTCGGCACTTTCTGTACTAACGGATGTAGATTTCTTTGGTGGCCATACCAATGATTTACTGGCGGCAAGAGCAGTGAACAATATTCCGATTCTTAGAAAGGATTTCATGATTGATGAATATCAGATCCTGGAAGCCAAAGCATTGGGGGCCGATATCATTTTACTGATTGCTGCGATTTTGACACCAGATGAGATTGAAGACCTGGCTGTGTTTGCTAAAAGTCTTGGATTGAACGTGTTATTGGAGGTTCATAACTTGGAAGAACTGCAAAGAAGCGTAATTCCAGAGCTGGATGCCATTGGTGTCAATAATAGAAATCTGGCTGATTTTTCAGTTAACATTCAGACTTCTTTTGAACTGGTAGATGAAATTCCTGATGACTTTTTGAAAATCTCTGAAAGTGCCATTAGTGATCCGATTACCATCAATGAATTGAGAGCCGCTGGATTTGATGGTTTCCTGATCGGTGAAAACTTTATGAAAACTCAAAATCCGGGAGCATCGATGGCCGACTTTGTCAGTCAGCTGATCTCGGTATAA
- the hflX gene encoding GTPase HflX, with translation MGKQKYFDTALKPERAVLVGVIRQGEKPEETKEYLDELAFLVDTAGGVVTHIFTQKMEKPDRSTFVGTGKLEEIAAYVKSEEIDLVVFDDELSPSQLRNIERELQVKVLDRSNLILDIFAGRAQTAQARTQVELAQLQYLLPRLTRLWTHLERQKGGIGMRGPGETQIESDRRMILEKIALLKERLKLIDKQNETQRKNRSELIRVALVGYTNVGKSTIMNMLSKSEVFAENKLFATLDTTVRKVVIENVPFLLSDTVGFIRKLPHHLIECFKSTLDEVREANVLIHVVDISHPNFEDQINVVNETLKDLGARDKPTIMLFNKIDAYVSPEVDLENGEKSTLTIEEFEHSWMAANNAPAMFISALHKENLEEFKQLLYDKVKALHTERYPYDKLLY, from the coding sequence ATGGGAAAGCAAAAATATTTTGATACCGCGCTTAAACCTGAACGTGCTGTTCTTGTTGGCGTAATAAGACAAGGTGAAAAACCGGAAGAAACCAAAGAGTATTTGGATGAACTGGCATTTCTGGTAGATACTGCCGGAGGTGTGGTGACGCATATTTTTACTCAAAAAATGGAAAAGCCTGACCGGAGCACCTTTGTAGGTACAGGGAAATTAGAAGAAATAGCGGCTTATGTGAAGTCGGAAGAAATAGATTTAGTGGTGTTTGATGATGAATTGTCACCTTCACAGCTGAGAAATATTGAGCGCGAGCTTCAGGTAAAAGTGCTGGACAGGAGTAACCTGATCCTGGATATTTTTGCAGGCAGGGCGCAGACAGCACAGGCGAGAACGCAGGTGGAGCTGGCTCAGCTGCAATACTTGTTGCCACGATTAACCCGTTTATGGACCCACTTGGAGCGCCAAAAAGGGGGTATCGGAATGAGAGGTCCTGGTGAAACTCAGATTGAAAGTGATAGAAGGATGATTTTGGAGAAAATCGCACTTTTAAAAGAACGTCTGAAACTCATCGATAAACAAAATGAGACACAAAGAAAAAATCGTTCTGAACTGATTCGTGTCGCATTAGTAGGATATACCAACGTAGGCAAGTCTACGATCATGAACATGCTTTCGAAATCGGAAGTATTCGCGGAAAATAAATTATTCGCTACTTTAGATACTACCGTGCGTAAAGTGGTGATCGAAAACGTGCCTTTCCTTTTATCGGATACGGTAGGTTTTATCCGTAAACTGCCTCACCATTTGATCGAATGTTTCAAATCAACTTTAGATGAGGTGCGTGAAGCAAACGTTTTGATCCATGTGGTAGACATATCTCATCCTAATTTTGAGGATCAGATCAATGTGGTCAATGAAACTTTAAAAGACCTGGGTGCAAGAGACAAACCGACGATCATGCTGTTCAATAAAATTGATGCCTATGTGAGTCCGGAAGTAGATCTCGAAAATGGGGAGAAGTCCACATTGACCATTGAGGAGTTCGAGCATAGCTGGATGGCCGCTAATAATGCCCCTGCGATGTTTATATCGGCCTTGCACAAAGAGAATTTAGAAGAATTTAAACAACTATTGTACGATAAAGTGAAGGCTTTACATACAGAGCGCTATCCTTACGATAAGCTGTTATATTAA
- the rbfA gene encoding 30S ribosome-binding factor RbfA, with translation MESKRQQKFAGVLQEELASIFQREGAAYLPNTLVTITKVRVSPDLAVAKVYLSFLNTNNTTLSVAEVNAHSSEIRYKLGARIRHQARVVPTLTFFLDDTNEYVQHMDKIFDKIAKEPRQPDTEETAD, from the coding sequence ATGGAAAGTAAACGTCAGCAGAAATTTGCCGGAGTCCTGCAAGAGGAATTAGCTAGTATATTTCAACGTGAAGGAGCAGCATATTTACCAAATACCCTGGTTACCATTACTAAAGTCCGCGTTTCACCGGATTTAGCGGTAGCAAAGGTTTATTTAAGCTTTTTAAATACCAACAATACCACATTATCTGTGGCAGAAGTGAATGCTCATTCTAGTGAGATCAGGTATAAACTAGGTGCAAGAATTCGCCATCAGGCAAGAGTTGTCCCTACCTTAACCTTCTTCCTGGATGATACCAATGAGTATGTTCAGCACATGGATAAGATCTTCGACAAGATTGCAAAGGAGCCTAGACAGCCAGATACAGAAGAGACAGCGGATTAA
- a CDS encoding peptidoglycan DD-metalloendopeptidase family protein translates to MQETAALEHPLNLKGVEIGKVVDFDPSADRLYPFNFTVSNTELSPEILADTAVFSDWIRDHLSKVDARYGIGGYDEHRTIYARSHHFDSEEEPRRLHLGVDIWGPAGTKVYNFYDAEVHSFKFNDHYGDYGATIILKYTINGQVFHALYGHLSLDSLTGLSVGQKIAKGTAFAAFGIPEENGHWPPHLHFQLIFNLYTAQGDYPGVCQFSQKAVFLLNSPDPSAILKHTFKAALI, encoded by the coding sequence ATGCAGGAAACAGCAGCCTTAGAGCATCCGTTAAATCTGAAAGGGGTAGAAATTGGAAAAGTGGTAGATTTTGATCCTTCAGCGGATCGATTGTATCCTTTCAATTTTACCGTTAGCAATACGGAGCTGAGTCCGGAAATATTGGCCGATACGGCAGTTTTTAGCGATTGGATCAGGGATCATCTTTCGAAGGTCGATGCCCGTTATGGGATTGGCGGATATGATGAACACCGGACTATCTATGCCAGGAGTCATCATTTTGATAGTGAGGAAGAACCCCGCAGACTACATCTTGGAGTCGATATCTGGGGTCCTGCAGGAACGAAAGTATACAACTTTTACGATGCGGAAGTCCACAGTTTCAAATTCAATGACCATTATGGGGATTATGGGGCAACCATTATTCTTAAATATACAATCAATGGCCAGGTGTTTCATGCTTTGTACGGGCACCTGAGCTTAGATTCATTAACAGGATTGTCTGTAGGGCAGAAGATTGCTAAAGGAACAGCATTTGCTGCTTTTGGCATCCCGGAAGAGAACGGTCATTGGCCTCCTCACCTTCATTTTCAATTGATTTTTAACCTGTACACTGCCCAAGGTGATTACCCTGGAGTGTGTCAGTTTTCACAAAAAGCGGTATTTCTCCTGAACTCTCCAGATCCTTCTGCAATATTAAAACATACTTTTAAAGCCGCATTGATTTGA
- a CDS encoding energy transducer TonB, which translates to MEKKVYPAYSLRNCIQGLVTIEFKLNHQGEVTYSAIRSGMGTDLDDEALRLIRLSSGKWEILKSHDSTVVLLAPMKFELSGSGCDGKTKTDINLAIANYVSNASLTEVIQNFYKNREKTGFKPEDEARFARLKEQLGYDDDYFAERIKDGKRKLKQKDPQGACEDFLFVKNMGSNMADELIAQYCR; encoded by the coding sequence ATGGAAAAAAAGGTGTATCCGGCATATTCCCTGCGCAACTGTATCCAAGGCCTGGTAACCATTGAATTTAAACTCAATCATCAGGGGGAAGTGACCTATTCCGCGATTCGTTCGGGTATGGGTACAGATCTGGACGATGAAGCGCTTCGTCTGATTCGTCTGAGCAGCGGCAAATGGGAGATTCTTAAAAGCCATGACTCCACTGTAGTACTGCTTGCTCCTATGAAATTTGAGCTTTCGGGATCTGGCTGCGATGGGAAAACGAAAACGGATATTAACCTGGCAATCGCCAATTATGTATCCAATGCCTCCCTCACAGAAGTGATCCAGAATTTCTATAAAAATAGAGAAAAAACAGGTTTTAAGCCTGAAGATGAGGCCAGGTTTGCCAGGTTAAAGGAACAACTGGGCTATGATGATGATTATTTTGCGGAAAGGATAAAAGATGGAAAGCGCAAACTGAAACAAAAAGATCCTCAAGGCGCTTGCGAAGATTTTCTATTTGTCAAGAATATGGGATCCAATATGGCTGATGAGCTGATCGCTCAGTATTGTCGTTAG
- a CDS encoding diacylglycerol/lipid kinase family protein — MGAASSSAKLLFIVNPGSGNQQINYSEAIALHFKGQSQEIQIFELPKNCSQEKIKQTIDQSKADRVIAVGGDGTLKLVAECLQGANTPIGIIPAGSANGMAKELGIPLELDAALQVVVNGQPKKIHAIKVNGELCIHLADIGFNAYIIKRFDSLPSRGMLGYAKAAWQALWSHHKMEIALEIKGKQIKTQAAMVVIANATSYGTGVKINPEGDLSDDLFEVILVKKYTVLEILKVRFTELPFNPEKIELFHTKDLCIKTKHKVHFQVDGEYLGKVNRVEAIILPAAITIICPS, encoded by the coding sequence ATGGGAGCAGCCAGTTCGAGCGCAAAATTACTTTTTATCGTTAATCCCGGTTCAGGAAACCAGCAAATTAACTATTCCGAAGCTATAGCCCTTCATTTTAAAGGACAGTCCCAGGAAATTCAGATTTTTGAGCTCCCTAAAAACTGCAGTCAGGAAAAAATAAAACAAACCATTGATCAGTCCAAGGCCGACCGTGTAATTGCTGTTGGTGGCGACGGTACGCTAAAGCTCGTTGCCGAATGCTTACAGGGAGCAAACACGCCGATAGGAATTATTCCTGCCGGTTCTGCCAATGGGATGGCTAAAGAATTGGGTATTCCCCTGGAGCTGGATGCGGCACTTCAAGTGGTGGTAAATGGTCAGCCAAAGAAAATCCATGCCATAAAAGTCAATGGAGAACTTTGCATCCACCTTGCGGATATTGGCTTTAATGCCTACATCATTAAACGCTTCGACAGTCTACCCAGTCGTGGGATGTTAGGTTATGCAAAAGCAGCTTGGCAAGCCCTTTGGAGCCACCATAAAATGGAGATAGCGCTAGAAATTAAAGGAAAACAGATCAAGACCCAGGCAGCTATGGTCGTGATTGCGAATGCCACCAGTTACGGCACAGGTGTAAAAATCAACCCGGAAGGTGATTTATCAGACGATCTATTTGAGGTGATTTTAGTAAAGAAATATACGGTACTCGAAATTTTAAAAGTTCGATTTACAGAACTGCCTTTTAATCCGGAAAAGATTGAGCTATTTCACACCAAAGACCTGTGTATCAAAACAAAGCATAAAGTACATTTTCAAGTAGATGGGGAGTATTTGGGGAAAGTGAACCGTGTGGAAGCCATTATTCTTCCTGCAGCCATTACGATCATTTGTCCATCATAA
- a CDS encoding App1 family protein: MNKSCNVKVYHGYGHTHNLVIYGHVFTFKAKTKQVYSNNIFVNIAHLLKLFIVKPAAFTRVQLNFNGQLLEQKTAYDGFFKFEWEALEDVAAGWHGVKVKAFAKDGTVIGESLGKVYVPHITQYAIISDVDDTVMVSHSATIGRRLRELFIKNPRTRKTFPGIAEFYRLLALSHTTADQPNPFFYVSSTEWNLYDYLVETFRFNRLPEGAFLLNQLKRWTSLIKTGKTGHEGKLIRLRRIMAVFPNQKFILFGDNSQKDPSIYATIAEKFPQNVSAVFIRNVRKEKEFETSGILKKMEVIGIHTCLFKDSKEAFVKAQKIGLIEIN; the protein is encoded by the coding sequence ATGAATAAATCCTGCAATGTTAAAGTATATCATGGCTACGGACATACCCATAACCTGGTTATTTATGGCCATGTGTTTACCTTTAAGGCGAAAACAAAACAAGTTTATAGCAATAATATCTTTGTAAATATCGCCCATCTTTTGAAGCTTTTCATTGTTAAACCCGCTGCATTTACTCGGGTGCAGCTAAATTTCAATGGACAGTTGCTAGAGCAAAAAACTGCCTATGATGGTTTTTTTAAGTTTGAGTGGGAAGCTCTTGAGGATGTAGCTGCAGGTTGGCATGGTGTAAAGGTGAAAGCATTTGCGAAAGATGGAACCGTAATTGGTGAATCTTTAGGCAAAGTATATGTTCCTCACATTACCCAGTATGCGATTATTTCTGATGTAGATGATACTGTGATGGTTTCTCATTCGGCCACTATAGGGCGAAGGTTGCGGGAGTTATTTATTAAAAATCCAAGAACGCGTAAAACTTTTCCTGGTATTGCGGAATTCTATCGCCTGCTCGCTTTATCTCATACCACTGCTGATCAGCCCAATCCCTTCTTTTATGTATCGAGTACTGAGTGGAATCTTTATGATTATCTGGTAGAAACGTTTCGTTTTAACCGACTGCCGGAAGGAGCCTTTTTACTCAACCAGCTGAAACGCTGGACCAGCTTAATTAAAACAGGTAAAACAGGACATGAAGGGAAGCTGATTCGTTTGAGAAGGATTATGGCTGTTTTCCCAAATCAGAAGTTTATCCTTTTTGGTGATAACTCGCAGAAAGATCCTTCTATTTACGCAACAATAGCAGAGAAGTTCCCGCAAAATGTGTCCGCGGTATTCATTCGAAATGTGCGCAAAGAAAAGGAGTTTGAAACTTCGGGAATATTGAAGAAAATGGAAGTAATAGGGATCCACACTTGCTTGTTTAAAGATAGTAAGGAAGCATTTGTAAAGGCGCAAAAAATAGGTTTGATTGAAATTAATTAA
- a CDS encoding YccF domain-containing protein → MNLIGNIIWIIFGGIFIFFEYIIGGLILCLTIVGIPFGLQCFKFAIVGLAPFGVKITDTSSNTGCLSTIMNIIWLVFGGFWIALTHLVFGLLFCITIIGIPFGRQHFKLMNLAFTPFGKSIS, encoded by the coding sequence ATGAACTTAATAGGCAATATCATCTGGATCATTTTTGGCGGCATTTTCATCTTTTTCGAATACATCATCGGAGGACTGATCTTATGTCTCACCATCGTAGGTATTCCATTTGGTCTGCAATGTTTCAAATTTGCCATTGTAGGATTGGCTCCATTCGGAGTAAAAATTACGGATACCTCCTCTAATACCGGTTGCTTATCTACCATTATGAACATCATCTGGTTGGTTTTTGGTGGTTTCTGGATTGCATTAACCCATTTAGTTTTCGGCTTGTTGTTTTGTATTACTATTATAGGTATCCCTTTCGGCAGACAACATTTCAAGTTAATGAACCTGGCCTTTACACCTTTCGGTAAATCAATCAGTTAA
- the aat gene encoding leucyl/phenylalanyl-tRNA--protein transferase produces the protein MVFRLDEKEISFPDPALADPDGLLAVGGDLSVNRLLLAYHHGIFPWFSEDDPICWYSPHERCVIYPDQVKISKSMAKVLKDGIFKITYNEAFPEVIRNCAKVGRKDQPGTWITAEMQEAYIALHEYGFAKSVEVWKDGLLCGGLYGLEIGDVFCGESMFSLVSNASKAGLIWLCQHKNFELIDCQLPNDHLMSLGAVMISRDEYYSFLQG, from the coding sequence ATGGTTTTTAGACTCGATGAAAAGGAGATTAGCTTTCCAGATCCGGCATTGGCGGATCCGGACGGATTATTAGCAGTAGGAGGAGATTTAAGTGTCAACAGACTGCTTTTGGCCTATCATCACGGGATTTTTCCCTGGTTTAGTGAAGATGATCCTATTTGTTGGTATTCGCCCCATGAGCGCTGTGTAATTTATCCGGATCAGGTGAAGATTAGCAAAAGCATGGCAAAAGTTCTAAAAGATGGGATATTTAAAATTACCTATAATGAAGCTTTTCCAGAAGTGATCAGAAATTGTGCTAAAGTTGGCAGAAAAGATCAGCCGGGCACTTGGATTACAGCAGAAATGCAGGAGGCTTATATTGCGTTACATGAGTATGGATTTGCAAAAAGTGTTGAAGTCTGGAAGGATGGGCTTTTATGCGGTGGATTGTACGGGCTGGAGATTGGCGATGTATTTTGCGGAGAAAGCATGTTTAGTCTGGTCAGCAATGCTTCTAAAGCAGGCTTAATTTGGTTGTGCCAGCACAAAAATTTTGAGCTGATCGATTGTCAGCTCCCGAATGATCATTTGATGAGCCTGGGCGCAGTCATGATCAGTCGGGATGAATATTATAGTTTTTTACAAGGCTAG